In Candidatus Epulonipiscium viviparus, one DNA window encodes the following:
- a CDS encoding transketolase family protein, translating to MERTYIATRDGYGDEILELGRENKNIYVVDCDIGKSCKTVPFSQNLPNQHVNVGIAEQNACGVAAGLATTGKIPFVTSYAVFGSMRMSEQIRQEVCYPNLNVKIACSHGGFTPANDGASHQGIEDMGILRTIPNMTVCMPADYYATRKLVRAAAEYYGPVYLRFTRDPIPVIYDENATFELGKANKLMDGTDITIIGNGDVLNLAYAAAKLLAAEGVSVALFDMHTIKPLDVAVVKEAIEVTGKIVTVEDHNILNALGSAVCEVVAEAGAGIVRRIGIQDQFGESAPYESLLKKNGITVENIVAVSKELLAM from the coding sequence ATGGAAAGAACGTATATTGCAACACGAGATGGTTACGGTGACGAAATACTAGAGCTAGGCAGAGAAAACAAGAACATCTATGTAGTAGATTGTGATATAGGAAAGTCTTGCAAAACTGTACCTTTTAGCCAAAATTTGCCAAATCAACATGTCAATGTGGGAATAGCTGAGCAAAATGCTTGTGGAGTTGCAGCAGGGTTAGCTACTACTGGAAAAATTCCATTTGTTACAAGTTATGCTGTGTTTGGATCGATGCGAATGAGCGAACAAATTCGTCAAGAAGTATGTTATCCAAACTTGAATGTTAAAATTGCTTGCTCGCATGGTGGATTTACTCCAGCTAATGATGGTGCAAGTCATCAGGGAATTGAAGATATGGGAATTTTGAGAACGATTCCAAATATGACAGTTTGTATGCCAGCCGATTATTATGCAACGAGAAAATTGGTTCGCGCGGCAGCTGAGTATTATGGACCTGTATATCTAAGATTTACTCGCGATCCTATTCCTGTGATTTATGATGAAAACGCTACTTTTGAATTGGGCAAGGCAAATAAATTGATGGATGGAACTGATATAACGATCATTGGAAATGGGGATGTCCTAAATTTAGCTTATGCTGCGGCAAAATTATTGGCAGCGGAGGGTGTGAGTGTAGCTTTATTTGATATGCATACGATTAAGCCATTGGATGTTGCGGTTGTTAAGGAAGCAATAGAGGTTACTGGAAAAATTGTAACTGTAGAGGATCATAACATTTTGAATGCTTTGGGAAGTGCGGTCTGTGAAGTTGTTGCAGAAGCAGGAGCTGGAATTGTGAGACGGATAGGAATACAGGATCAATTTGGAGAGTCCGCACCATATGAAAGTTTGCTAAAGAAAAATGGAATTACTGTAGAAAATATTGTTGCAGTGAGCAAAGAACTGCTAGCCATGTAG
- a CDS encoding D-2-hydroxyacid dehydrogenase: MKIVVLDGFTLNPGDLSWKELTNIAPTTIYDKTEDVDIVSRIGDADIVFTNKTPITKETIEKTNIKWIGVLATGYNVVDIDAASEIPVCNVPTYGNDAVGQFAIALLLELCHHIGHHNYRVRHENAWQKCGNFCFWDYPLIELAGKTIGIIGLGRNGQVTAKVAKALGMNVIAYDKFVNMELEKEGYKYVSEDELFKQADVISLHCPLFPENTGIICKENIAKMKDGVMIINTARGGLVNEQDLAEALNNGKVAGAGLDVVSTEPIADDNPLLTAQNCILTPHIAWAPKESRGRLLDIAVNNLKEFLKGNIINRVN; the protein is encoded by the coding sequence ATGAAAATAGTAGTTTTAGATGGGTTTACACTGAATCCAGGAGATTTGAGCTGGAAAGAGTTAACGAATATTGCACCAACAACGATTTACGATAAGACAGAAGATGTAGACATTGTGAGTAGAATTGGTGACGCAGACATTGTATTTACAAATAAAACTCCAATTACTAAAGAAACAATTGAGAAGACAAATATTAAGTGGATTGGAGTATTGGCAACGGGATATAACGTGGTTGATATTGATGCGGCATCAGAAATTCCCGTTTGTAATGTTCCGACTTACGGAAATGATGCAGTAGGACAGTTTGCAATTGCGTTATTGCTAGAGTTATGTCATCATATAGGGCACCATAATTATCGTGTTAGACATGAGAATGCATGGCAAAAATGCGGCAACTTCTGTTTTTGGGATTATCCGTTAATAGAGCTTGCGGGAAAAACAATTGGTATTATTGGGCTTGGCAGAAATGGTCAGGTGACTGCAAAAGTTGCAAAGGCATTGGGAATGAACGTAATAGCTTATGACAAATTTGTGAATATGGAACTAGAAAAAGAGGGATACAAATATGTATCAGAAGATGAATTGTTCAAACAAGCAGATGTTATTAGTCTACACTGTCCATTGTTTCCAGAGAATACTGGCATAATTTGCAAAGAGAATATAGCCAAAATGAAAGATGGAGTAATGATTATTAATACGGCGCGTGGAGGATTAGTGAACGAGCAAGACTTAGCCGAAGCATTAAATAATGGAAAAGTGGCAGGTGCGGGGCTTGATGTTGTTTCTACAGAGCCGATAGCAGATGATAATCCATTACTTACTGCACAAAATTGCATTCTAACGCCTCATATTGCGTGGGCACCTAAAGAATCTAGAGGTCGCCTATTAGATATTGCAGTAAATAATTTAAAGGAATTTTTAAAAGGAAATATTATAAATCGAGTAAATTAA
- a CDS encoding insulinase family protein has product MINGFTQVSCDFVREIDAKVYQFVHNKTNAKILYFNNDDLHKTFGIGFRTPTSDSTGVPHIMEHSVLCGSRKFDIKDPFVELAKGSLNTYLNAMTYPDKTLYPVSSENDKDFHNLMEVYLDAVFFPNIYKNEFLLMQEGSRIELAELEGELEYKGVVYNEMKGAFSSPEEVLFRKVKESLFKDTQYRYESGGCPDKIVDLTYEDYIDYHKKYYHPSNCYIGLYGKMDIEEVLEFIDKDYLSHFDYQVIDSKILTQVPYNNIITEKFPYSVNQKKGDQLYLSLNFAMGEATDRLFTLSMSILEHILLDTSASPLRKALIKAEIAEDVFGVFQSHIKQPIFSIIAKNADSTKENQFYQIIYETLKKLVAEGIDDNLVLGAIQVKEFSMREGESRGYSKGLHYFVASMKGLIYDDDPLEQLKYEKALMYIKNSIADGYFESLIQKYFLDNTHGSQVILYPEEGLSEREDENVKKKLQKIKADMSDAELKMLVEKTKAFKEFQSAPDKPEEVAKIPLLSKDELSKNVIFPRYNVISKDSKEYIISKLKTNKICYLSFYINLEGIEDELIPYMGILTAMLGKLDTVNYSYEDLSSNINMYLGNMDYNIQGIANIKTEGEDERYFIVKSKALTEYIDKQLHLFDEIITKTKFDDTVRLLELLKELRSMMQMFLSSEGHKVAITRLLSNFTALGSFEEESKGLVFYHVVEEIVDNWSNKKETFVNNLRKAYQKLCTCDRIQVGITVDNENEILDKVHEVVMALPDNSVDDVSASFKDTEVKEAIVSSGNVNYVAMGYNFKDLGYSYSGSLQLLKSVLSMDYLWTNVRVKNGAYGCFCDFRRSGNVYFTSYRDPNIKETLDVYREIANYVKNLNLSDRELLQYLIGTISAQDFPFTAYTEGSTAQIYYFAHVTKEILQKSRDELFETTNETLQGFSELLQAVIDKNQYCVFGNAISIDQNKQLFTTITEI; this is encoded by the coding sequence ATGATAAATGGATTTACACAAGTTTCGTGTGATTTTGTGAGAGAAATTGATGCGAAAGTATACCAGTTTGTTCATAACAAAACAAATGCAAAAATTTTATATTTTAATAATGATGATTTACACAAAACATTTGGAATAGGATTTAGAACGCCTACTTCAGATAGTACAGGTGTACCGCATATTATGGAGCATTCAGTTCTTTGCGGCTCGCGAAAATTTGACATTAAAGATCCGTTTGTGGAGCTTGCAAAGGGTTCGTTAAACACATATTTAAATGCTATGACATATCCTGATAAAACTTTATATCCTGTTTCTAGTGAAAACGATAAAGACTTTCATAATTTGATGGAAGTATATCTAGATGCAGTTTTTTTTCCGAACATTTATAAAAATGAATTTTTATTGATGCAGGAAGGTTCTAGAATTGAGTTGGCAGAGCTAGAAGGTGAGCTTGAGTATAAAGGTGTTGTATATAATGAAATGAAAGGGGCTTTTTCATCTCCAGAAGAAGTGCTGTTTAGAAAAGTTAAAGAGTCTCTGTTTAAGGATACTCAATATAGATATGAATCGGGTGGCTGTCCAGATAAAATTGTAGATTTAACATATGAAGATTATATTGATTATCACAAAAAATATTATCATCCTTCTAATTGCTATATCGGGCTGTATGGAAAAATGGATATTGAAGAAGTTTTGGAATTTATTGATAAAGACTATTTGAGTCATTTTGATTATCAGGTAATTGATTCAAAAATTTTAACACAGGTACCATATAATAATATTATAACAGAAAAATTTCCGTATTCTGTGAACCAAAAAAAAGGTGATCAGCTATATTTGTCTCTCAATTTTGCAATGGGAGAAGCTACAGATAGGCTTTTTACGCTTTCTATGAGTATTTTAGAGCATATTTTGCTGGATACTTCTGCTTCTCCGCTCAGAAAAGCGCTGATAAAAGCAGAAATTGCAGAGGATGTATTTGGAGTATTTCAATCGCATATAAAACAACCAATTTTTAGTATTATTGCCAAAAACGCAGACAGTACTAAGGAAAATCAATTTTATCAAATCATTTATGAAACACTTAAAAAGCTTGTAGCAGAAGGGATAGATGATAATTTAGTATTGGGAGCTATTCAGGTTAAAGAATTTTCTATGCGTGAAGGAGAATCTAGAGGATATTCTAAAGGGTTACATTATTTTGTTGCTAGCATGAAAGGGCTTATTTATGATGATGATCCACTTGAGCAATTAAAATATGAAAAAGCATTAATGTATATAAAAAATTCAATTGCAGATGGATACTTTGAAAGCCTAATCCAAAAGTATTTCTTGGATAACACTCATGGATCACAGGTGATACTGTATCCAGAAGAAGGTCTTAGTGAACGTGAAGATGAAAATGTTAAGAAAAAATTACAAAAAATAAAAGCTGATATGTCTGATGCAGAACTAAAAATGCTTGTTGAGAAAACTAAAGCATTTAAAGAGTTTCAGAGTGCTCCAGATAAACCTGAAGAAGTTGCAAAAATTCCGCTTTTGTCAAAAGATGAGCTTTCAAAAAATGTTATTTTTCCAAGATATAATGTAATAAGTAAGGACAGCAAAGAATATATTATATCTAAACTAAAAACTAATAAAATTTGTTATTTGAGTTTCTATATAAATCTGGAAGGTATTGAAGATGAATTGATACCATATATGGGTATTTTGACTGCAATGCTAGGAAAGCTTGATACTGTTAATTATTCATATGAAGATTTGTCATCGAATATCAATATGTATCTTGGAAATATGGATTATAATATTCAAGGTATAGCAAATATAAAAACTGAGGGTGAAGATGAGCGATATTTTATTGTAAAATCTAAGGCACTAACTGAATATATTGATAAACAATTACATTTATTTGATGAAATTATTACGAAAACTAAATTTGATGATACGGTAAGATTGCTAGAACTTTTGAAGGAACTGCGATCAATGATGCAGATGTTTTTATCGAGTGAAGGACATAAGGTGGCCATTACAAGGTTGCTTTCTAACTTTACTGCCTTAGGAAGTTTTGAAGAGGAAAGTAAGGGATTAGTTTTTTATCATGTAGTTGAAGAAATCGTTGATAATTGGAGTAATAAGAAAGAAACTTTTGTAAATAATTTAAGAAAAGCCTATCAAAAATTGTGTACTTGCGATAGAATACAGGTTGGTATAACAGTTGATAACGAAAATGAAATTTTGGATAAAGTGCATGAAGTGGTGATGGCATTGCCTGATAATAGTGTTGACGATGTGTCTGCAAGTTTCAAAGATACAGAGGTTAAGGAAGCTATTGTTTCTTCAGGAAATGTTAATTATGTGGCAATGGGATATAATTTTAAGGATTTGGGATATTCATATAGCGGAAGCTTGCAACTATTAAAATCAGTATTGTCGATGGATTATTTATGGACTAATGTGCGTGTTAAAAATGGAGCTTATGGCTGTTTTTGTGATTTTAGAAGATCTGGAAATGTGTATTTTACATCATATCGCGATCCTAATATTAAGGAAACGTTAGATGTGTATCGTGAAATTGCTAATTATGTAAAAAATCTAAATTTAAGCGACAGAGAATTGCTACAATATTTGATCGGAACTATTAGCGCCCAAGATTTTCCATTTACTGCCTATACTGAGGGCTCAACAGCGCAGATATATTATTTTGCACATGTTACGAAAGAAATTTTACAAAAATCGCGTGATGAATTATTTGAAACTACTAACGAAACATTACAAGGATTTTCAGAGTTGCTTCAAGCGGTTATTGATAAAAATCAATATTGTGTATTTGGTAACGCAATAAGTATAGACCAGAATAAACAATTATTTACTACTATTACCGAAATATAG
- a CDS encoding M55 family metallopeptidase, with amino-acid sequence MKIYISADIEGISSISTWQESDMKAPSEACARMTREVCAACEAAIEMGATEVLVKDAHGYGKNICHEDLPTQVKLMSGWANHPYNMVEGIDESYEGVVFLGYHSAASTPDSPLSHTLDTRLAKVTLNGEIASEFLIYHTLTNSLNVPTLLVTGDGGIVREVSELDPNIEAVAVKEGFAGAMISNHPAMACKEIKEALKRGISKRDSIEMPMIDEFTLEVTFKEHKEAYKYSFFPHATQVNSHTIKIQSENYQDILTFLLFI; translated from the coding sequence ATGAAAATTTATATTAGTGCTGATATAGAAGGTATTTCTAGTATATCAACTTGGCAAGAGTCTGATATGAAGGCTCCTTCAGAAGCATGTGCTAGAATGACCAGAGAGGTTTGCGCAGCATGTGAGGCTGCCATTGAAATGGGTGCTACTGAAGTTTTAGTAAAAGATGCTCATGGATATGGCAAAAATATATGCCATGAAGATTTGCCAACTCAGGTGAAATTGATGTCTGGATGGGCAAATCATCCGTATAATATGGTTGAAGGAATAGATGAAAGTTATGAAGGGGTAGTGTTCTTAGGATATCATTCTGCAGCTAGCACCCCGGACTCACCCTTATCACATACACTAGATACAAGGCTTGCTAAGGTAACATTAAATGGTGAAATTGCAAGTGAATTTTTAATTTATCATACCTTGACAAATAGTCTGAATGTTCCTACCTTATTGGTAACTGGAGACGGAGGAATAGTTCGCGAAGTATCCGAACTTGATCCTAATATAGAAGCGGTTGCAGTAAAAGAAGGATTTGCTGGAGCAATGATTAGCAATCACCCAGCAATGGCTTGTAAGGAAATTAAAGAGGCTTTGAAAAGAGGAATTTCAAAAAGAGATTCTATTGAGATGCCTATGATAGATGAGTTTACGCTAGAAGTTACATTTAAGGAGCACAAAGAAGCTTATAAATATAGTTTTTTTCCTCATGCAACACAAGTCAACTCGCATACTATAAAAATTCAATCAGAAAATTATCAGGATATATTAACATTTTTATTATTTATTTAA
- the nifJ gene encoding pyruvate:ferredoxin (flavodoxin) oxidoreductase, with protein sequence MAKSKITMDGNTAAAYAAYAFTDVATIYPITPSSTMAEVMDEWSANGKKNIFGQRVSVVEMQSEAGAAGAFHGSLQGGALTSTFTASQGLLLMIPNMYKIAGELLPGVFHVSARALAAQALSIFGDHQDVMAARQTGCALIASGSVQEVADLAPVAHLVAIKGSLPVIHFFDGFRTSHEIQKVEVLDYSDYEEMLDKDALARFREKALSPEHPVTRGTAQNPDIYFQTKEASNKYYIKLIDYFEEYLHKISEKVGRNYKLFNYHGAADATDILIAMGSVTETIDETVDKLNAEGQKVGVVKVHLFRPFSTKHLLEAIPQTVERICVLDRTKEPGAAGEPLYLDVRNAFFDSDRKVKIIGGRYGLGSKDTTPKHIKAVFNNLAGKQMNGFTVAIDDDVTHLSIPIDEQFSIAHPGTVRCKFWGLGSDGTVGANKQAIKIIGETTDKYVQAYFAYDSKKSGGITVSHLRFGDTPIRSTYLIDEADYIACHNQSYVEEYDVLKGLKKGGTFVLNCVWEPEDVENHISAKMKKYIMENDINFYIVNATKIGEETGLGKRINMVMQTIFFKLANIIPFEEAREELRHSVEKAYGKKGEKIVAMNFEAIDMSVSALVKMDIPDNWKNSVDAEQSHDQVPDFIKNVVFPMNAQEGDNLPISIFNGYEDGTFPCGTAAYEKRGIAIDVPEWNVNNCIQCNQCAFICPHACIRPVLVNADEKAAAPETFETKKAIGKVFEGLEYRIQVSPLDCTGCSNCVDICPSKNKALAMKHIGDLVEKENINWEYAAKSVSYKGDLVEGKTVKDSQFKTPLIEFSGACAGCGETPYIKLVTQLFGDRMVIANATGCSSIWGGSAPATPYTTNHEGKGPAWANSLFEDNAEYGYGMALADKQLRNKLEDDMQALILMDIDQSAKEAFSNWIANKNNSAGSRDAVAKVLKALEGNFGGDAKVLVENIKERKDHLVKRSQWILGGDGWAYDIGYGGLDHVMASGENVNVLVFDTEIYSNTGGQSSKATPAAAIAKFAASGKKTGKKNLGMMMMSYGNVYVAQVAIGADKNHLIKTLLEAEAYDGPSIVIAYSPCISQGIKQGMACSIKNTADAVKAGYWHLYRFNPDLKEEGKNPFTLDSKEPSESFLDFIMNQVRYSALTQLYPEESDRLFDKTEQDAKDRYESYKKLAE encoded by the coding sequence ATGGCAAAATCAAAAATTACGATGGATGGAAATACAGCGGCCGCATATGCCGCATATGCGTTTACGGATGTCGCGACAATCTATCCGATAACTCCGTCAAGCACTATGGCAGAGGTCATGGATGAGTGGAGTGCCAATGGTAAAAAGAATATTTTTGGCCAACGTGTTAGTGTAGTAGAAATGCAATCTGAAGCTGGTGCGGCGGGAGCATTTCATGGCTCGTTGCAAGGAGGCGCGTTAACTAGCACTTTTACTGCATCACAAGGGCTGCTGCTTATGATTCCGAATATGTATAAAATTGCCGGTGAGCTTCTTCCCGGAGTATTTCACGTGAGTGCAAGAGCACTGGCAGCGCAAGCATTATCAATATTTGGTGATCACCAAGATGTTATGGCGGCAAGACAAACAGGCTGCGCCTTGATTGCATCGGGGTCTGTTCAGGAAGTTGCCGATCTTGCACCAGTAGCACATTTGGTAGCGATAAAAGGAAGTTTGCCAGTAATTCATTTCTTTGATGGATTTAGAACTTCACATGAAATTCAAAAGGTAGAGGTGCTTGATTATTCTGATTATGAAGAAATGTTGGATAAAGATGCACTGGCTAGATTTAGAGAAAAAGCACTTTCTCCAGAGCACCCTGTAACAAGAGGAACTGCTCAAAATCCTGATATTTATTTTCAAACTAAGGAAGCTTCAAACAAATATTACATTAAACTGATAGATTATTTCGAAGAATATCTTCATAAAATTAGTGAAAAAGTAGGTAGAAATTACAAGTTATTTAATTATCATGGTGCGGCAGATGCAACAGATATATTGATTGCGATGGGATCTGTAACAGAGACGATTGATGAAACTGTAGATAAATTGAATGCAGAAGGGCAAAAGGTTGGAGTTGTAAAAGTACATTTATTTAGACCATTTAGCACTAAGCATTTGTTGGAAGCGATTCCGCAAACTGTTGAAAGAATTTGCGTATTGGACAGAACTAAAGAACCTGGCGCAGCAGGAGAGCCACTTTATCTCGATGTTAGAAATGCTTTCTTTGATAGCGATAGAAAAGTAAAAATAATTGGTGGACGTTATGGATTGGGATCAAAAGATACTACCCCAAAACATATTAAAGCAGTATTCAATAACTTAGCAGGAAAGCAGATGAATGGATTTACAGTTGCAATCGATGATGACGTTACGCATCTTTCTATTCCGATAGATGAACAATTTAGTATTGCTCACCCGGGGACTGTACGCTGTAAATTCTGGGGATTAGGTTCTGACGGTACTGTTGGTGCAAATAAGCAGGCGATTAAAATTATTGGTGAAACCACGGATAAATACGTTCAGGCATATTTTGCGTATGACTCTAAAAAATCTGGTGGCATAACTGTTTCGCATCTTAGATTTGGGGATACGCCAATACGTTCGACATATCTAATTGATGAAGCGGACTATATTGCATGTCATAATCAGTCTTATGTAGAAGAATACGATGTTTTAAAAGGGCTTAAAAAAGGCGGAACTTTTGTATTGAACTGTGTTTGGGAGCCAGAAGATGTTGAAAATCATATTTCAGCCAAAATGAAAAAATATATTATGGAAAATGATATCAACTTCTATATAGTTAATGCGACAAAAATTGGAGAAGAAACTGGTCTTGGGAAACGTATTAATATGGTTATGCAAACTATTTTCTTTAAATTAGCGAATATTATTCCATTTGAAGAAGCGCGAGAAGAGCTTAGACATTCTGTAGAAAAAGCGTATGGCAAAAAGGGTGAAAAGATTGTTGCCATGAATTTTGAAGCAATTGATATGAGTGTAAGCGCACTTGTAAAAATGGATATTCCAGATAATTGGAAAAACTCTGTAGATGCTGAACAAAGCCACGATCAAGTACCTGATTTTATTAAAAATGTTGTATTTCCTATGAATGCTCAGGAGGGAGATAATCTGCCAATTAGCATATTTAATGGGTACGAAGATGGAACTTTCCCTTGTGGAACGGCCGCATATGAAAAGCGAGGTATTGCGATTGATGTACCAGAATGGAATGTAAATAACTGTATCCAGTGTAATCAGTGTGCATTCATTTGCCCGCATGCTTGTATTAGGCCAGTATTAGTAAATGCAGATGAAAAAGCTGCCGCTCCTGAAACTTTTGAGACCAAAAAAGCAATTGGCAAAGTATTTGAAGGACTGGAATATAGAATACAAGTGAGCCCATTGGATTGTACGGGGTGTTCAAACTGCGTAGATATTTGTCCGTCTAAAAATAAGGCATTGGCAATGAAGCATATTGGAGATTTGGTTGAGAAAGAAAATATAAATTGGGAGTATGCAGCAAAGAGCGTATCATATAAAGGTGATCTGGTTGAAGGTAAAACTGTGAAGGATAGTCAGTTTAAAACTCCTTTAATCGAATTTTCTGGGGCATGTGCAGGATGCGGTGAAACTCCTTACATTAAACTTGTAACTCAATTATTTGGAGACCGAATGGTTATTGCAAATGCAACAGGATGTTCTTCGATTTGGGGAGGCTCTGCACCAGCAACTCCTTATACTACTAATCATGAAGGCAAAGGACCAGCATGGGCAAACTCATTATTTGAAGACAATGCGGAATATGGATATGGGATGGCTCTTGCAGATAAGCAACTACGAAATAAGCTAGAAGATGACATGCAAGCTTTGATACTAATGGATATCGATCAATCTGCTAAAGAGGCATTTTCAAACTGGATTGCTAATAAAAATAACAGTGCAGGTTCGAGAGATGCGGTAGCAAAAGTATTGAAAGCGCTTGAAGGCAACTTTGGTGGAGATGCAAAAGTATTGGTAGAAAATATTAAGGAGCGCAAAGATCATTTGGTTAAACGTTCTCAATGGATTCTTGGTGGAGACGGTTGGGCATACGACATTGGATATGGTGGACTCGATCATGTTATGGCTTCTGGTGAAAATGTAAACGTGCTTGTATTTGATACAGAGATTTATTCTAATACTGGAGGTCAATCTTCTAAGGCTACTCCAGCTGCAGCGATTGCCAAGTTTGCAGCGTCTGGTAAAAAAACTGGCAAGAAAAATCTGGGAATGATGATGATGAGCTATGGGAATGTTTATGTTGCGCAAGTGGCAATAGGTGCAGATAAAAATCATCTAATTAAAACATTGTTAGAAGCAGAAGCATATGACGGGCCTTCGATTGTCATTGCGTATTCTCCTTGTATCAGCCAGGGTATTAAGCAGGGAATGGCATGTTCAATTAAAAATACCGCGGATGCTGTTAAAGCGGGATATTGGCATTTATATAGATTTAATCCGGATCTAAAAGAAGAAGGAAAAAATCCATTTACTCTCGATTCGAAGGAACCATCTGAAAGCTTTTTAGATTTTATTATGAATCAAGTTAGATACTCGGCACTTACTCAGTTGTATCCAGAAGAAAGTGATAGGCTGTTTGATAAGACAGAACAAGATGCAAAAGATAGATATGAAAGTTATAAAAAATTGGCTGAGTAA
- the cls gene encoding cardiolipin synthase: MRLLKTEKYKNTIYNRLFITGIIAIIQVIIFLVLFFRFLEVSVLVGSALYVLSLIFIIYLIGNDEPGAYKVSWIVIIHLLPLLGILLYLLWGEKSSSKKLNEKVNASVEEIKRYLKEDDETNSSLYTENPRAYSTTTYLKAATHYPAFRGTDVKYFSLGEHYFHDMLEELIKAEKFIFLEYFIVSEGYMWGEILSRLKQRAEAGVKVYIMYDDMGCITTLPWQYREELENVHPNIKCGVFNRIKPIVGLVANHRDHRKILVIDGKIGFTGGINLADEYINEVVRFGHWKDTGIRLEGPAVWGLTCLFIEMWNVASDIHLVPSEYKVETAYYENAGFVQPFGDNPLDDVTVGQNVYVDIINQAKENIYIMTPYLILDDITKNALILAIRRGVDVNILTPGIPDKKAVFRITRTNYISLLRAGAKVYEYTEGFLHAKSIVADGTIGMIGTINLDYRSLYLNFECGVYMYNNPAITALEDDKKQTIAVSKRVELEDVELGLGGRAINAILMIFAPFM, from the coding sequence ATGAGATTATTGAAAACCGAGAAGTATAAAAATACGATCTATAATCGCTTATTTATCACAGGAATCATTGCAATAATACAAGTGATAATATTCTTAGTATTATTTTTTAGATTCTTGGAAGTATCTGTTTTAGTGGGGTCAGCGTTATATGTATTATCGTTAATATTTATTATATATTTGATAGGAAATGATGAACCAGGAGCATATAAGGTCAGTTGGATTGTTATAATCCATTTATTACCATTATTAGGAATTTTACTTTATTTGTTATGGGGCGAAAAATCATCTTCAAAAAAATTAAACGAAAAGGTAAATGCGTCAGTTGAAGAAATAAAGAGATATTTGAAAGAAGATGATGAAACAAATAGCAGTCTCTATACAGAAAATCCGCGTGCTTACTCTACAACAACATACTTAAAGGCAGCAACACATTATCCGGCTTTTCGTGGAACAGATGTAAAATATTTTTCACTTGGAGAACATTATTTTCATGATATGTTGGAAGAGTTAATTAAGGCAGAAAAATTTATTTTCTTGGAATACTTTATTGTATCTGAAGGATATATGTGGGGGGAAATACTTAGTAGATTAAAACAAAGAGCAGAGGCAGGCGTAAAAGTTTATATTATGTATGATGATATGGGATGTATTACGACATTACCGTGGCAATATAGAGAAGAGCTAGAGAATGTACATCCTAATATTAAGTGTGGAGTATTTAACAGAATTAAACCTATCGTAGGATTAGTCGCGAATCATCGTGACCATAGAAAAATTTTGGTTATAGATGGAAAGATAGGATTTACAGGAGGAATAAATTTAGCTGATGAATACATCAATGAAGTAGTTAGATTTGGTCATTGGAAAGACACTGGAATTAGACTTGAAGGACCTGCAGTATGGGGGTTAACTTGCTTATTTATTGAAATGTGGAATGTGGCTTCTGATATTCATTTGGTACCATCAGAGTATAAGGTAGAAACTGCATATTATGAAAATGCAGGGTTTGTGCAGCCATTTGGAGATAATCCACTTGATGATGTAACAGTGGGGCAAAATGTTTATGTGGACATAATTAACCAGGCGAAAGAAAATATTTATATAATGACACCATATTTAATTTTAGATGATATTACTAAAAATGCGCTTATTTTGGCAATTAGACGTGGAGTAGATGTAAATATTTTAACTCCGGGAATACCCGATAAAAAGGCAGTGTTTAGAATAACTCGTACAAATTATATATCATTATTAAGAGCAGGCGCAAAAGTTTATGAATATACTGAAGGATTTTTGCATGCCAAATCTATTGTTGCAGATGGAACTATAGGAATGATAGGTACAATTAATTTGGATTATAGAAGTTTATATTTAAATTTTGAGTGTGGCGTATATATGTATAATAATCCGGCGATTACGGCGCTCGAAGATGATAAAAAGCAGACTATTGCCGTAAGTAAGAGAGTGGAATTAGAAGATGTGGAATTAGGGCTTGGAGGACGTGCGATAAATGCGATCTTAATGATATTTGCACCGTTTATGTAA